The window GCTTGGCCTTCAGGAGATGCTTACTGCGTGCCAGATACGGTATTCTCCCGACATGCCTGTTGTCATAGAAAACGGTGTGATTAAACAAAAAAACAGGGAGTAGCCGGGATGGTCGATGTTGCAATACTCAGGATTGGTCACAGGCATGATCGTGATCAGCGTGTCACCACCCATGTCGGCTTAACTGCCCGCGCACTTGGTGCAGAGGGGATGTACCTGGCAGCAGACGACCCCGGGGTTGCCAGGAGTATCATGGATGTGGTCAGGAGGTTTGGTGGATCTTTTTTTGTCGAGAATAATATCTCCTACAAGCGCTGTATCCGGGAGTACCAGCAGGAGGGATCCGTTATCGTTCACCTGACGATGTATGGGCTTCCCATCCAGGATCAGGTTCATGAGATCAAAAAGGCTGACAGGGTGCTTGTCATCGTCGGTGCAGAAAAAGTGCCGGGTGAGGTGTATGGGCTTGCAGATTATAATATCGCAGTTACAAACCAGCCCCATTCCGAGATCGCCGGTCTGGCAGTCTTTCTCGATCATCTCTTCGAGGGAAAAGAGCTTGAGGCGTCGTTTCCGGGTGGCGAGATTGAGGTAATCCCCTCGGATCGGGGTAAAGAGATGGTGGAGCGGTGAAGGAGACGGTTCTGGTTGCCG is drawn from Methanocalculus natronophilus and contains these coding sequences:
- a CDS encoding tRNA (cytidine(56)-2'-O)-methyltransferase — translated: MVDVAILRIGHRHDRDQRVTTHVGLTARALGAEGMYLAADDPGVARSIMDVVRRFGGSFFVENNISYKRCIREYQQEGSVIVHLTMYGLPIQDQVHEIKKADRVLVIVGAEKVPGEVYGLADYNIAVTNQPHSEIAGLAVFLDHLFEGKELEASFPGGEIEVIPSDRGKEMVER